Proteins from a single region of Streptomyces vinaceus:
- a CDS encoding DUF5667 domain-containing protein, translating to MIANVTPHRRANAFAQALEDRTPSDLSEPDPAAEQSEAPAEPADHDRLLALASALGERMPRPVLDPEVKVVQRAQLVAAMEAMVMEERAGGGAASDPQVPEQRTGRGAHRATSLRKLRPRSRWSKGIAAGGLTVGVAAGAFSGVAAASTDALPGDSLYPVKRGMEDLKLGMADEDADRGELYLDQASNRLSEARRLMERGRSGPLDHESLGAIRRALDGMKHDAAEGHRLLQAAYERDGSLGPIQTLSSFSRSHRDAWGRLREKLPAQLTDVGGEVESVFQAIDDDVAPLQSLLPKPPEQSRGSSAPAKPSAPAGQHQGAPAAGTPSASPTPPAPPTGGKSSPAPGGLLGGTGDLLHPPTGQNTPAPSSSPDRVAPEITLPPLLPGLLPGLGIQAEDTE from the coding sequence GTGATCGCGAACGTGACTCCGCACCGGCGGGCGAACGCCTTCGCCCAGGCCCTGGAGGATCGGACCCCATCCGACCTTTCGGAACCGGACCCGGCGGCCGAGCAGTCCGAGGCACCTGCCGAACCTGCCGACCACGACCGGTTGTTGGCCCTGGCGAGCGCGCTCGGCGAACGTATGCCGCGCCCGGTGCTGGACCCCGAGGTCAAAGTGGTGCAACGAGCGCAGCTCGTGGCCGCCATGGAGGCCATGGTGATGGAAGAGAGGGCCGGGGGCGGTGCCGCCTCGGACCCTCAGGTGCCCGAGCAGCGGACCGGCCGCGGCGCCCACCGGGCGACCTCGCTCCGGAAATTGCGGCCCCGCTCCCGCTGGTCCAAGGGCATCGCAGCGGGCGGCCTCACCGTAGGTGTGGCCGCGGGGGCCTTCAGCGGAGTGGCCGCTGCCAGCACGGACGCCCTGCCCGGTGACTCCCTCTACCCCGTCAAGCGGGGCATGGAGGACCTGAAGCTGGGGATGGCCGACGAGGACGCGGACCGGGGTGAGCTCTACCTCGACCAAGCCTCCAACCGGCTGTCGGAGGCCCGCAGGCTGATGGAGCGCGGCCGGTCGGGCCCCCTGGACCACGAGTCGCTCGGCGCGATCCGCCGAGCCCTCGACGGGATGAAGCACGACGCGGCCGAGGGCCACCGACTGCTCCAGGCGGCCTACGAACGGGACGGCTCGCTCGGCCCGATCCAGACCCTGTCGTCCTTCAGCCGCTCCCACCGCGACGCGTGGGGCCGGCTCCGGGAGAAGCTCCCCGCGCAGCTCACCGACGTGGGCGGGGAAGTCGAGTCGGTCTTCCAGGCCATAGACGATGACGTGGCGCCGCTCCAGAGCCTGCTCCCCAAGCCCCCGGAGCAGTCCCGCGGATCGAGTGCCCCGGCCAAGCCGAGCGCACCGGCCGGCCAGCACCAGGGCGCACCGGCGGCGGGCACGCCCTCGGCCAGCCCGACCCCGCCCGCACCACCCACCGGCGGCAAGTCCTCACCCGCCCCCGGCGGGCTCCTGGGCGGCACGGGGGACCTCCTCCACCCGCCCACGGGCCAGAACACCCCGGCGCCCTCGTCCTCCCCGGACCGCGTGGCACCGGAGATCACCCTGCCGCCCCTCCTCCCGGGCCTCCTCCCGGGCCTGGGCATCCAGGCGGAGGACACGGAGTAG
- a CDS encoding ECF subfamily RNA polymerase sigma factor, BldN family, translating into MYPPVGVDASGLATLRATVLDHLRGFVPTAYAVPAFAAAVPAGLGPAGPCYALTDGGATVGRRGRAGGGAGTAATGTSAPAARRPTADSDQARMMDLVERAQAGEAEAFGRLYDQYSDTVYRYIYYRVGGKATAEDLTSETFLRALRRISTFTWQGRDFGAWLVTIARNLVADHFKSSRFRLEVTTGEMLDANEVERSPEDSVLESLSNAALLEAVRKLNPQQQECVTLRFLQGLSVAETARVMGKNEGAIKTLQYRAVRTLARLLPDDAR; encoded by the coding sequence GTGTACCCACCTGTCGGGGTTGACGCCTCGGGCCTGGCTACGCTGCGCGCAACGGTCCTCGACCACCTGCGCGGCTTCGTCCCCACCGCGTACGCCGTCCCCGCCTTCGCCGCCGCGGTCCCTGCCGGCCTCGGCCCGGCCGGTCCTTGCTATGCCCTGACCGACGGCGGAGCGACGGTGGGCAGACGCGGTCGCGCGGGAGGAGGTGCCGGCACCGCCGCAACCGGAACGAGCGCGCCCGCCGCCCGCCGCCCCACCGCGGACAGCGACCAGGCCCGCATGATGGACCTGGTCGAACGCGCCCAGGCCGGCGAGGCCGAGGCCTTCGGCCGCCTGTACGACCAGTACAGCGACACGGTGTACCGCTACATCTACTACCGCGTCGGCGGCAAGGCGACCGCGGAGGACCTCACCAGTGAGACCTTCCTGCGCGCGCTGCGCCGCATCTCCACCTTCACCTGGCAGGGCCGCGACTTCGGCGCCTGGCTCGTGACGATCGCCCGCAACCTGGTCGCGGACCACTTCAAATCCAGTCGCTTCCGCCTGGAAGTGACCACGGGCGAGATGCTGGACGCGAACGAGGTGGAACGATCCCCCGAGGACTCGGTCCTGGAGTCCCTCTCCAACGCCGCCCTGCTGGAAGCCGTGCGCAAGCTCAATCCCCAGCAGCAGGAATGCGTGACCCTCCGCTTCCTCCAAGGCCTGTCGGTCGCCGAGACCGCCCGGGTGATGGGGAAGAACGAGGGCGCCATCAAGACGCTCCAGTACCGGGCGGTCCGCACCCTCGCCCGCCTGCTGCCGGACGACGCCCGCTGA
- a CDS encoding glutamyl-tRNA reductase — protein sequence MSLLVVGLSHRSAPVSVLERASLSADAKIKLLHDTLAAEPAAEATVLATCNRIELYADVDKFHAGVAELSTLLAQHSGVALEELTPYLYVHYEDRAVHHLFSVACGLDSMVVGEGQILGQIKDALALGQELHTAGRLINDLFQQALRVGKRAHSETGIDRAGQSLVTFGLEQLAVHLPVDAWAKGKRALVIGAGSMSSLAAATLARVGVAEVVVANRTAERAERLAEILVASGTGVAARSVPMASVVDELTRVDVVVSCTGATGLVLTGEDVGAAVAGPAGLSPTPPLPETGAAPRTPWGLRPQTPAPRTPAGLEGAPAGLAAVDADVVARLRAAAEAGVRLADGGVARTIAPGAGAADGCPVEVLAGDGRAALTGVDANSLELHGTWADQGEAAAQRQPRKGARSQVDVAPVRLALLDLAMPRDIDAAVHRIPGVRLVDIESLAEASADAPMAADVDAVRAIVAEEVAAFGAAQRAAHITPTVVALRAMAAEVVAMEVARLDGRLPDLDERQRAEVTQTVRRVVDKLLHAPTVRVKQLASEPGGAGYAEALRELFDLDPQTVASVSRADAADKNDDSGRAS from the coding sequence ATGAGTCTGCTCGTCGTGGGACTGAGCCACCGCAGCGCGCCGGTGAGCGTGCTGGAGCGTGCCTCGCTGTCCGCCGATGCCAAGATCAAGCTGCTGCACGACACGCTCGCCGCGGAGCCCGCGGCGGAGGCGACGGTGCTCGCCACGTGCAACCGGATCGAGCTGTACGCGGACGTGGACAAGTTCCACGCCGGCGTCGCCGAGCTGTCGACGCTGCTCGCGCAGCACAGCGGGGTGGCGCTGGAGGAGCTCACCCCGTACCTGTACGTGCACTACGAGGACCGGGCCGTGCACCACCTGTTCTCGGTGGCGTGCGGGCTGGACTCGATGGTGGTCGGCGAGGGCCAGATCCTCGGGCAGATCAAGGACGCGCTGGCGCTGGGGCAGGAGCTGCACACCGCCGGGCGCCTGATCAACGACCTCTTCCAGCAGGCGCTGCGCGTCGGCAAGCGGGCACACTCGGAGACCGGGATCGACCGGGCCGGGCAGTCGCTGGTGACGTTCGGGCTGGAACAGCTGGCCGTACACCTGCCGGTGGACGCCTGGGCCAAGGGCAAGCGGGCCCTGGTGATCGGTGCCGGGTCGATGTCCTCGCTGGCGGCGGCGACGCTGGCACGGGTCGGCGTGGCCGAGGTCGTGGTGGCGAACCGGACCGCGGAGCGGGCGGAGCGCTTGGCCGAGATTCTGGTTGCCTCGGGCACCGGGGTGGCGGCCAGGTCCGTTCCGATGGCTTCGGTGGTCGACGAGCTGACACGTGTTGACGTGGTCGTCTCCTGCACGGGGGCCACCGGATTGGTGCTGACCGGCGAGGACGTCGGGGCTGCCGTGGCGGGCCCTGCGGGGCTTTCCCCCACCCCGCCCCTTCCCGAAACCGGAGCTGCGCCCCGGACCCCCTGGGGGCTCCGCCCCCAGACCCCCGCGCCTCGAACGCCGGCGGGGCTGGAGGGGGCGCCTGCGGGGCTGGCCGCGGTCGATGCCGACGTCGTCGCCCGGCTCCGGGCCGCGGCCGAGGCCGGGGTGCGCCTGGCCGACGGCGGCGTCGCCCGGACCATCGCGCCCGGGGCCGGCGCCGCGGACGGGTGTCCCGTCGAGGTGCTCGCCGGGGACGGGCGGGCCGCGCTCACCGGGGTCGACGCCAACTCCCTCGAACTGCACGGCACCTGGGCCGACCAGGGCGAGGCCGCCGCGCAGCGGCAGCCCCGCAAGGGCGCCCGCAGCCAGGTCGACGTGGCGCCCGTACGGCTGGCCCTGCTGGACCTGGCCATGCCGCGCGACATCGACGCCGCCGTGCACCGGATCCCGGGCGTGCGGCTCGTCGACATCGAGTCGCTCGCCGAGGCCTCGGCCGACGCCCCGATGGCGGCCGACGTGGACGCCGTACGCGCGATAGTCGCCGAAGAGGTGGCGGCCTTCGGCGCCGCGCAGCGGGCCGCGCACATCACGCCGACCGTCGTCGCCCTGCGGGCGATGGCCGCCGAGGTCGTGGCCATGGAAGTGGCGCGCCTCGACGGACGGCTCCCGGACTTGGACGAACGGCAGCGGGCCGAGGTCACCCAGACCGTGCGCCGCGTCGTCGACAAGCTCCTCCACGCGCCGACGGTGCGCGTCAAGCAGCTCGCCAGCGAACCCGGGGGCGCCGGGTACGCGGAGGCGCTGCGTGAACTCTTCGATCTCGACCCGCAGACGGTGGCCTCCGTCAGCCGGGCGGACGCGGCAGACAAGAACGACGACTCAGGACGGGCATCATGA
- a CDS encoding lysophospholipid acyltransferase family protein: MADAKVIPFDEDRPRRRIAGARRVRAVPAPAPAEEAAEPAVAEPAAVKSGGVDWDRRLAGGLAFLRRRVTGEYEVDEFGYDKELTDQVLMSMMRPLFDKYFRVEVKGIENIPAEGGALIVANHSGTLPLDGLMMQVAVHDHHPAQRHLRLLAADLVFMLPVVNELARKAGHTLACSEDAQRLLEAGELVGVMPEGFKGIGKPFGDRYKLQRFGRGGFVSTALRAGTPIVPCSIVGAEEIYPMVGNAKTVARLLGIPYFPITPTFPWLGPLGAVPLPTKWTIQFGEPIETDGYPPEAAEDPMLMFNLTDEVREQIQHTLYKLLVQRRSVFF; encoded by the coding sequence GTGGCGGACGCCAAGGTCATTCCGTTCGACGAGGACCGGCCGCGCCGGCGGATCGCCGGGGCCCGGAGGGTACGGGCGGTGCCGGCCCCTGCTCCGGCGGAGGAGGCCGCGGAGCCGGCCGTGGCGGAGCCCGCGGCCGTGAAGTCCGGCGGGGTGGACTGGGACCGGCGGCTCGCCGGCGGCCTGGCGTTCCTGCGGCGCCGGGTCACCGGGGAGTACGAGGTCGACGAGTTCGGCTACGACAAGGAGCTGACGGACCAGGTCCTGATGTCCATGATGCGTCCGCTGTTCGACAAGTACTTCCGGGTCGAGGTCAAGGGCATCGAGAACATCCCGGCCGAGGGCGGCGCGCTGATCGTGGCGAACCACTCCGGGACCCTGCCGCTGGACGGGCTGATGATGCAGGTGGCCGTCCACGACCACCATCCGGCGCAGCGGCACCTGCGGCTGCTGGCGGCGGACCTGGTGTTCATGCTGCCGGTGGTGAACGAGCTGGCGCGCAAGGCCGGGCACACGCTGGCCTGTTCGGAGGACGCGCAGCGGCTGCTGGAGGCCGGGGAGCTGGTCGGGGTGATGCCGGAGGGCTTCAAGGGGATAGGGAAGCCGTTCGGAGACCGGTACAAGCTCCAGCGCTTCGGGCGCGGCGGGTTCGTGTCGACGGCCCTGCGGGCCGGGACGCCGATCGTGCCCTGCTCGATCGTGGGGGCGGAGGAGATCTACCCGATGGTCGGCAACGCGAAGACGGTGGCCAGGCTGCTCGGGATCCCGTACTTCCCGATCACGCCGACGTTCCCGTGGCTGGGGCCGTTGGGGGCGGTGCCGCTGCCGACGAAGTGGACGATCCAGTTCGGGGAGCCGATCGAGACGGACGGCTACCCGCCGGAGGCGGCGGAGGATCCGATGCTGATGTTCAACCTCACGGACGAGGTGCGCGAGCAGATCCAGCACACGCTGTACAAGCTGCTGGTGCAGCGGCGGTCCGTGTTCTTCTGA
- a CDS encoding HAD family hydrolase, translated as MAALGWLTPRRRSATARSVLAGEASAEAARKTALTLDGTDEIDEVDESDEEAAGEAEPAEPEFPVAGDDLAAAFFDLDNTVMQGAAIFHFGRGLYKREFFHRRELARFAWQQAWFRLAGVEDPDHMQDARDSALSIVKGHKVSELMAIGEEIYDEYMAERIWPGTRALAQAHLDAGQKVWLVTAAPVETATIIARRLGLTGALGTVAESVDGIYTGRLVGEPLHGPAKAEAVRALAAAEGLDLERCAAYSDSHNDIPMLSLVGHPYAINPDTKLRKHARAHDWRLRDYRTGRKAVKVGVPAAAGVGAIAGGAAAAIALHRRRK; from the coding sequence ATGGCCGCTCTGGGATGGCTCACCCCCCGTAGGCGCTCCGCAACCGCGCGGAGCGTGCTGGCAGGCGAGGCCTCGGCCGAGGCCGCCCGCAAGACCGCGCTGACTCTCGACGGCACCGACGAGATCGACGAGGTCGACGAGAGCGACGAGGAGGCGGCCGGGGAAGCGGAACCGGCCGAGCCCGAGTTCCCCGTCGCCGGCGACGACCTCGCCGCCGCCTTCTTCGACCTCGACAACACCGTCATGCAGGGCGCCGCGATCTTCCACTTCGGCCGCGGCCTCTACAAGCGGGAGTTCTTCCACCGCCGCGAACTCGCGCGCTTCGCCTGGCAGCAGGCCTGGTTCCGGCTCGCCGGGGTCGAGGACCCCGACCACATGCAGGACGCGCGCGACAGCGCCCTCTCCATCGTCAAGGGCCACAAGGTCTCCGAACTGATGGCGATCGGCGAGGAGATCTACGACGAGTACATGGCCGAGCGGATCTGGCCGGGCACCCGCGCCCTTGCCCAGGCCCACCTCGACGCCGGCCAGAAGGTCTGGCTCGTCACGGCCGCGCCCGTGGAGACCGCCACGATCATCGCCCGCCGCCTCGGCCTCACCGGGGCGCTCGGCACGGTCGCCGAGTCCGTCGACGGCATCTACACCGGCCGGCTCGTCGGCGAGCCGCTGCACGGGCCCGCGAAGGCCGAGGCCGTCCGCGCCCTGGCCGCCGCCGAGGGACTCGACCTCGAACGCTGCGCCGCGTACTCCGATTCGCACAACGACATTCCGATGCTGTCGCTGGTCGGACATCCGTACGCGATCAATCCCGACACAAAACTGCGCAAGCATGCCCGTGCGCACGACTGGCGGCTGCGCGACTATCGGACCGGCCGCAAGGCCGTGAAGGTCGGCGTCCCGGCGGCCGCCGGGGTCGGCGCGATCGCGGGCGGCGCGGCCGCCGCCATCGCCCTGCACCGCCGCCGCAAGTAG
- a CDS encoding NAD-dependent epimerase/dehydratase family protein has product MGKVVLVTGAARQLGGRFVRRVQRDPEVDRVIAVDAVAPPHRLGSAEFVRTDIRQSSIARVLAEHAVDTVVHLAVTGGGAGAGGAGSAVKETNVIGTMQLLGACQKSPTVRRLVVKSSTSVYGGASRDPAVFTETTQPKSLPAGGFAKDAVEVESYVRGFARRRPDVAVCVLRFANILGPYADSALAEYFSMSVMPTVLGYDPRLQFVHEDDVLDVLRLAAGEPQRGTLNSGTFNIAGDGVLLLSQCARRLGRPTVPLVLPAVTWVGSALRAVGVTDFSPEQIRLLTHGRVVETSQMREVLGFKPMYTTAETFADFARSRGKGLLPPEQAGRAVDRVAAALKVDSLNVGVAGAEEGAQR; this is encoded by the coding sequence GTGGGGAAGGTCGTGCTCGTAACCGGGGCTGCCCGGCAGCTGGGGGGCCGCTTCGTGCGGCGCGTCCAGCGTGATCCCGAGGTCGATCGGGTCATCGCGGTCGACGCGGTGGCGCCGCCGCACCGGCTCGGGTCGGCGGAGTTCGTCCGGACGGACATCAGGCAGTCGTCCATCGCCCGGGTGCTCGCCGAGCACGCCGTGGACACGGTGGTCCATCTCGCCGTGACCGGCGGCGGCGCGGGCGCGGGCGGGGCGGGCAGCGCGGTCAAGGAGACCAACGTCATCGGCACCATGCAGCTGCTCGGTGCCTGCCAGAAGTCGCCGACGGTGCGGCGGCTCGTGGTGAAGTCCAGTACCAGCGTGTACGGGGGCGCCTCGCGGGATCCGGCCGTCTTCACGGAGACCACGCAGCCCAAGTCCCTGCCGGCGGGCGGCTTCGCCAAGGACGCCGTCGAGGTGGAGTCGTACGTACGGGGCTTCGCGCGCCGGCGGCCGGACGTGGCGGTGTGCGTGCTGCGCTTCGCGAACATCCTGGGGCCGTACGCGGACTCCGCGCTCGCCGAGTACTTCTCGATGTCGGTGATGCCGACGGTGCTGGGCTACGACCCGCGGCTCCAGTTCGTCCACGAGGACGACGTCCTGGACGTGCTGCGGCTGGCGGCGGGGGAGCCCCAGCGCGGAACGCTGAACAGCGGGACCTTCAACATCGCGGGGGACGGGGTGCTGCTGCTGTCGCAGTGCGCGCGCCGGCTGGGGCGGCCGACGGTGCCGCTGGTGCTGCCCGCGGTGACGTGGGTGGGGTCGGCGCTGCGGGCGGTGGGCGTCACCGATTTCTCGCCGGAGCAGATCAGACTGCTGACGCACGGGCGGGTCGTGGAGACGTCCCAGATGCGGGAGGTGCTGGGATTCAAGCCCATGTACACGACCGCCGAGACGTTCGCCGATTTCGCGCGCAGCCGTGGGAAGGGGCTGCTGCCGCCGGAGCAGGCGGGGCGGGCCGTGGACCGGGTCGCCGCCGCCCTGAAGGTGGACAGCTTGAACGTCGGGGTTGCCGGAGCCGAAGAGGGAGCGCAGCGATAG
- the hemC gene encoding hydroxymethylbilane synthase produces MNPRLDQPLRLGTRRSKLAMSQSGHVADAVRAITGRPVELVEITTYGDVSREHLAQIGGTGVFVTALRDALLRGEVDFAVHSLKDLPTAQPEELVVAAMPLREDPRDALVARDGLTFEQLPDGARIGTGSPRRTAQLNHYARALGKRIETVAIRGNVDTRIGFVRDGELDAVVLAAAGLNRIGRGDEATDLLSVDNVLPAPGQGALAVECLASNTELIASLAELDDPHTRAAVTAERSLLAALEAGCSAPVGALADLLADGQAVNEMRLRGVVGTLDGSTLVQLSTTGPVPQSYDEAMALGRELADEMLAKGAAGLMGERSL; encoded by the coding sequence ATGAATCCACGTCTCGACCAGCCCCTGCGGCTGGGCACGCGGCGCAGCAAGCTGGCCATGTCCCAGTCCGGCCATGTCGCCGACGCGGTACGGGCGATCACCGGCCGGCCCGTCGAGCTCGTGGAGATCACGACGTACGGTGACGTGTCCCGTGAGCACCTCGCGCAGATCGGCGGCACCGGCGTGTTCGTCACGGCGCTGCGCGACGCGCTGCTGCGCGGCGAGGTCGACTTCGCCGTCCACTCGCTGAAGGACCTGCCGACCGCGCAGCCCGAGGAGCTCGTGGTCGCGGCGATGCCGCTGCGCGAGGACCCGCGCGACGCGCTCGTCGCCCGTGACGGCCTGACCTTCGAGCAGCTGCCCGACGGGGCCCGCATCGGTACCGGTTCGCCGCGCCGCACCGCGCAGCTGAACCACTACGCGCGCGCCCTGGGCAAGCGCATCGAGACGGTCGCCATCCGCGGCAACGTCGACACCCGGATCGGGTTCGTGCGCGACGGGGAGCTGGACGCCGTCGTCCTCGCCGCCGCCGGGCTGAACCGGATCGGCCGCGGTGACGAGGCGACCGACCTGCTGTCCGTGGACAACGTGCTGCCGGCTCCGGGCCAGGGCGCCCTGGCCGTGGAGTGCCTCGCTTCGAACACGGAGCTCATCGCTTCGCTCGCCGAGCTCGACGACCCGCACACCCGGGCCGCCGTGACCGCCGAGCGTTCCCTGCTCGCCGCCCTGGAGGCGGGCTGCAGCGCGCCCGTGGGCGCGCTCGCCGATCTTCTGGCCGACGGCCAGGCTGTCAATGAAATGCGCCTGCGCGGCGTCGTCGGAACCCTCGACGGCTCGACGCTCGTGCAGCTGTCCACCACCGGTCCCGTGCCCCAGTCGTACGACGAGGCCATGGCGCTCGGCCGCGAACTCGCGGACGAGATGCTGGCCAAGGGCGCGGCCGGTCTGATGGGGGAGCGATCGCTTTGA
- a CDS encoding glutaredoxin family protein, producing the protein MSPLLRRKEKKRPGERLVTLIGKPGCHLCDDAQEVIEKVCAEVGAQWEKKDISQDEELYRLYWEQIPVVLVDGEQHTFWRVNPDRLRRALEA; encoded by the coding sequence ATGAGCCCTTTGCTGCGTCGTAAGGAAAAGAAGCGTCCCGGCGAGCGGTTGGTCACCCTCATCGGGAAGCCGGGGTGCCATCTGTGCGACGACGCCCAGGAGGTGATCGAGAAGGTCTGCGCGGAAGTCGGAGCACAGTGGGAGAAGAAGGACATCTCGCAGGACGAGGAGCTCTACCGGCTGTACTGGGAGCAGATCCCGGTGGTGCTCGTGGACGGCGAGCAGCACACCTTCTGGAGGGTGAACCCGGACCGGCTGCGCCGCGCATTGGAGGCCTGA
- a CDS encoding 30S ribosomal protein bS22: MGSVIKKRRKRMAKKKHRKLLKRTRVQRRNKK; this comes from the coding sequence GTGGGCTCTGTTATCAAGAAGCGGCGCAAGCGGATGGCTAAGAAGAAGCACCGCAAGCTGCTCAAGCGCACCCGCGTCCAGCGCCGTAACAAGAAGTAA
- a CDS encoding redox-sensing transcriptional repressor Rex, with amino-acid sequence MATGRTHRPATRSRGIPEATVARLPLYLRALTALSERSVPTVSSEELAAAAGVNSAKLRKDFSYLGSYGTRGVGYDVEYLVYQISRELGLTQDWPVVIVGIGNLGAALANYGGFSARGFRVAALIDADPAMAGKPVAGMPVQHTDDLEKIISENGVSIGVIATPAGAAQQVSERLIAAGVTSILNFAPTVLSVPDGVDVRKVDLSIELQILAFHEQRKAGEEAAAAGAGPASVPAVPSGDEAVADAAAGSGAAPAAAVEPPAGRAAAVARKTGPEGDVPAVMPA; translated from the coding sequence GTGGCAACTGGCCGAACTCACCGACCGGCGACCCGCAGCCGAGGTATTCCCGAGGCCACTGTCGCCCGGCTTCCGCTGTACTTGCGCGCCCTCACCGCGCTCTCCGAGCGATCGGTGCCCACGGTGTCCTCCGAGGAGCTCGCGGCGGCGGCCGGAGTCAACTCCGCCAAGCTCCGCAAGGACTTCTCCTACCTGGGCTCGTACGGGACCCGCGGTGTCGGCTACGACGTCGAGTACCTCGTCTACCAGATCTCCCGTGAACTGGGCCTGACCCAGGACTGGCCGGTCGTCATCGTCGGCATCGGCAACCTCGGCGCCGCCCTGGCCAACTACGGCGGCTTCTCCGCGCGCGGATTCCGCGTCGCGGCGCTCATCGACGCGGACCCCGCGATGGCGGGCAAGCCGGTCGCGGGCATGCCCGTCCAGCACACCGATGATCTGGAGAAGATCATCTCGGAGAACGGGGTCTCGATCGGCGTGATCGCGACCCCCGCGGGCGCGGCCCAGCAGGTGAGCGAGCGGCTGATCGCCGCCGGTGTCACCTCCATCCTGAACTTCGCGCCGACCGTGCTGTCGGTGCCGGACGGCGTGGACGTGCGCAAGGTCGACCTGTCGATCGAGCTGCAGATCCTGGCCTTCCACGAGCAGCGCAAGGCCGGCGAGGAAGCGGCCGCGGCCGGCGCGGGCCCCGCCTCGGTGCCCGCCGTCCCCTCCGGCGACGAGGCCGTCGCCGACGCCGCCGCCGGTTCCGGCGCGGCCCCCGCCGCGGCCGTCGAGCCGCCGGCCGGGCGGGCCGCCGCCGTCGCACGCAAGACCGGCCCCGAGGGTGACGTTCCGGCGGTGATGCCGGCATGA
- a CDS encoding phosphatase: MLSTGALRAHLLAARLAGPVATSREESLRSYRLFAARDPRVLLGLDPEWGWGEGDLLRLMADKCGVSADPAHVNGPDVIDPELTLAGLEAFAGRLREAAVARAPVLFGTGHPHRLLGFYASLARALSAVGCVVLTPAQGARVDMATRFGVRRHSIDYVRGVALVREPGARPPGSATGVHTHSPLPVRIVLGALAEAGGPLPELVVGDHGWVCGAGQLGVEAIGLADTDDPALFVGEAEGRVAVAVPLDDAVRADYYGPLIRYVLDRASLPGAQEWP, from the coding sequence GTGTTGAGCACCGGCGCGCTGCGTGCGCATCTGCTGGCCGCCCGGTTGGCCGGGCCCGTCGCCACGTCGCGGGAGGAGAGCCTGCGCAGCTACCGGTTGTTCGCGGCGCGGGATCCTCGGGTGCTGCTGGGGCTGGATCCGGAGTGGGGCTGGGGCGAGGGTGACCTGCTGAGGTTGATGGCGGACAAGTGCGGGGTCTCGGCGGATCCCGCGCACGTCAACGGGCCGGACGTCATCGATCCGGAGCTGACGCTGGCGGGTCTGGAGGCCTTCGCGGGGCGGCTGCGGGAGGCGGCTGTGGCGCGGGCGCCCGTGCTGTTCGGGACGGGTCATCCGCACCGTCTCCTGGGGTTCTACGCCAGTTTGGCCCGCGCGCTGTCGGCGGTGGGATGTGTTGTGCTCACCCCGGCGCAGGGGGCCCGTGTCGACATGGCGACCCGGTTCGGCGTACGCAGGCACAGCATCGATTACGTACGGGGAGTCGCGTTGGTGCGGGAACCCGGCGCGCGGCCGCCGGGGAGTGCCACCGGCGTGCACACCCATTCGCCCCTGCCGGTTCGGATCGTGCTGGGGGCCCTCGCGGAGGCCGGAGGGCCGTTGCCGGAATTGGTGGTGGGGGACCACGGGTGGGTCTGCGGCGCAGGTCAGCTCGGTGTGGAGGCGATCGGGCTGGCGGATACGGACGACCCGGCGCTGTTCGTCGGCGAGGCGGAGGGGCGGGTGGCGGTGGCCGTTCCGCTTGATGACGCGGTGCGCGCGGACTACTACGGACCACTGATTCGCTATGTACTCGATCGGGCGAGCCTGCCGGGTGCGCAGGAGTGGCCGTAG
- a CDS encoding helix-turn-helix domain-containing protein gives MAAGERPLSEVVFLTVAEVASVMRVSKMTVYRLVHNGHLPAIRVGRSFRVPENAVHEYLRESYVGVESA, from the coding sequence ATGGCTGCTGGCGAGAGGCCTCTCAGTGAGGTCGTGTTCCTGACCGTGGCAGAGGTTGCCTCGGTGATGCGAGTGTCGAAGATGACTGTGTACCGCTTGGTGCATAACGGTCATCTGCCCGCGATCCGGGTGGGCCGGTCCTTCCGGGTCCCCGAAAACGCGGTTCACGAGTACCTCCGAGAGTCGTATGTGGGGGTGGAGTCGGCCTGA